A single region of the Pontibacter kalidii genome encodes:
- a CDS encoding ATP-binding protein produces the protein MKIRSKLTLQFASIFALILVLFSLVVYYFTSLYRQDDFYKRILNRAEVAARHVLEADEVGAAARRQNMIDFYHELPHEAVRIYNRSGELVFSHGDGNLGITPAILERLLQDGAVEYDSDVRQVVGICYQDNGEEYAVLASSIDAYSLRKLQNLKIILIVGMLGSVVVVVLAGWIFAKQALRPITKVVSEVEKISASDLHLRLSNADGKDELSHLAQTFNKMLDRLELSFEMQSTFVSNASHELRTPLTAMIGELEVALMKPREPEEYQRVLQSTLEDARLLTELSNGLLQIAQASIDNAKIKQTLLRFDELLWMARDQALKRQPQARIDIDFASFPDDEKRLMVQGNEALLLIAVVNVLENAIKFSPNGRAAIGQIEVQQRDVVLRVQDHGLGIAPEDLKHVFVPFFRAENVRNITGHGIGLPLAERILKLHRGSIAVHSQINKGTEVTISLPQAFATIPAHP, from the coding sequence ATGAAAATCCGCTCTAAACTGACGCTGCAGTTCGCCAGTATCTTTGCTCTGATCCTGGTGCTTTTCTCGCTGGTCGTCTACTATTTTACCTCCCTTTACCGGCAGGACGATTTCTACAAGCGCATCCTGAATCGCGCGGAGGTGGCGGCCCGGCACGTACTGGAGGCCGATGAGGTAGGGGCAGCGGCACGGCGGCAGAACATGATCGACTTTTACCACGAGCTTCCGCATGAGGCTGTCCGGATCTACAACAGGAGCGGCGAGCTGGTATTCTCCCACGGCGACGGCAACCTGGGCATCACGCCCGCCATACTGGAGCGCCTGCTGCAGGATGGGGCCGTGGAGTACGACAGCGACGTGCGGCAGGTGGTGGGCATCTGCTACCAGGATAACGGCGAGGAATACGCGGTGCTGGCCTCCAGCATCGATGCCTATAGTCTGCGCAAGCTTCAGAATCTGAAGATTATACTGATCGTAGGCATGCTGGGATCCGTGGTGGTGGTGGTGCTGGCAGGGTGGATTTTTGCCAAGCAAGCGCTGCGCCCCATCACCAAGGTCGTGAGCGAGGTGGAGAAGATCAGCGCCAGCGACTTGCACCTGCGCCTGAGCAACGCCGACGGCAAAGATGAGCTCTCGCACCTGGCGCAGACCTTTAACAAGATGCTCGACCGCCTGGAGCTTTCCTTCGAGATGCAGAGCACCTTTGTCTCCAACGCCTCGCACGAGCTGCGCACACCCCTTACCGCCATGATAGGGGAGCTGGAGGTGGCCCTGATGAAGCCGCGTGAGCCGGAGGAGTACCAGCGGGTGCTGCAGAGCACCCTGGAGGATGCCCGCCTGCTCACCGAACTCTCGAACGGCCTGCTGCAGATTGCCCAGGCAAGTATAGATAACGCCAAGATCAAGCAGACGCTGCTGCGCTTCGACGAACTGTTGTGGATGGCCCGCGACCAGGCCCTGAAGCGCCAGCCACAGGCCCGTATCGATATAGACTTTGCCAGCTTCCCGGACGATGAGAAACGCCTGATGGTGCAGGGCAACGAGGCTCTCTTGCTGATTGCGGTGGTAAACGTGCTGGAAAATGCCATCAAGTTCTCGCCGAATGGGCGGGCGGCCATCGGGCAGATAGAGGTGCAGCAGCGCGATGTGGTGCTGCGCGTGCAGGACCATGGCCTGGGCATTGCCCCCGAGGACCTGAAGCACGTGTTCGTCCCTTTCTTCCGGGCCGAGAATGTGCGCAACATTACGGGGCACGGCATCGGACTGCCGCTGGCAGAGCGTATCCTGAAGCTGCACAGGGGCAGCATTGCGGTGCATTCGCAGATCAACAAGGGCACTGAGGTAACTATCTCGCTACCCCAGGCTTTCGCAACGATTCCTGCCCACCCGTGA
- a CDS encoding SulP family inorganic anion transporter — protein sequence MTEKGERRNYLATLGKDFPSGLVVFLVALPLCLGIALASGAPLFAGIITGVVGGVVVAWLSGSQLSVSGPAAGLTVIVLNGIEALQTYEAFLLAVVLAGVLQLVLGFLKAGVIGLYFPSSVIKGMLAAIGLILILKQIPHFMGADDDFFGEMRFFQPDGRTTFSEIGHAFSAINLGALMIGAISLAILIGWDTKALKKYKFFKLVPGALVVVLLSIALNELFKASFPGLVVGAQHLVSLPVIGSVSELGQELRFPDLSAFANPQLYVVAFTIAIVASLETLLSVEAIDKLDPHKRRTPNNRELMAQGVGNITAGLIGGLPMTAVIVRGSANVASGAESKMSAFIHGLFLLLSVLFLASFLNLIPLSALAAVLLVVGFKLTKPVLYKTQLRLGHEQFIPFIVTILAILFTDLLVGICVGLAVGVFYILKANYKSPYFFHKEEHREREIIRIKLSEHVSFLNKASIVLTLDHMPRNSHVIIDGENSEYIDYDVLEAIQTFKKTAHERNIQVELINIKDVAVLDLH from the coding sequence ATGACAGAAAAAGGAGAAAGAAGAAACTACTTGGCTACCCTGGGAAAGGATTTCCCCTCTGGGTTGGTCGTATTCTTAGTGGCGCTGCCACTGTGTCTGGGCATTGCGCTGGCCTCCGGCGCACCCTTGTTTGCCGGTATCATCACGGGTGTAGTAGGGGGTGTGGTAGTGGCCTGGCTCAGCGGCTCACAGCTGAGCGTAAGCGGTCCGGCTGCCGGCCTAACGGTCATCGTGCTGAACGGTATCGAGGCGCTGCAAACCTACGAGGCGTTCCTGCTGGCCGTGGTGCTGGCCGGTGTGCTGCAGTTGGTGCTGGGCTTTCTGAAGGCCGGGGTGATCGGGCTATACTTCCCTTCCTCCGTTATCAAAGGCATGCTGGCTGCCATCGGTCTTATCCTTATCCTGAAGCAGATTCCGCACTTCATGGGTGCCGATGATGACTTCTTTGGCGAGATGCGGTTCTTCCAGCCTGACGGGCGCACCACCTTCTCCGAGATTGGCCACGCGTTCTCAGCCATCAACCTGGGCGCTTTGATGATAGGCGCTATTTCGCTAGCCATACTTATCGGCTGGGATACAAAGGCGCTGAAAAAGTATAAATTCTTTAAGCTGGTGCCGGGGGCGCTGGTGGTGGTGCTTCTATCCATCGCCCTGAACGAGCTGTTCAAGGCTTCCTTCCCCGGGCTTGTAGTGGGGGCGCAGCACCTGGTAAGCCTGCCGGTGATCGGCTCTGTCTCGGAACTGGGGCAGGAGCTTCGCTTCCCCGACCTGTCGGCCTTCGCCAACCCGCAGCTGTACGTGGTGGCCTTTACCATTGCCATCGTTGCGAGCCTGGAAACGCTACTAAGCGTGGAGGCGATCGATAAGCTGGATCCGCACAAGCGCCGCACCCCTAACAACCGGGAGCTGATGGCGCAGGGCGTGGGTAACATCACAGCGGGCCTGATTGGCGGTTTGCCCATGACCGCGGTGATCGTGCGCGGCTCTGCTAACGTGGCCTCAGGCGCCGAGTCCAAGATGTCTGCCTTTATACATGGCCTTTTCCTGCTGCTGTCGGTGCTGTTTCTGGCCAGCTTCCTGAACCTGATCCCGCTCTCGGCGCTGGCTGCCGTGCTGCTGGTGGTAGGTTTCAAGCTCACCAAGCCCGTACTTTATAAAACGCAGCTGAGGCTGGGGCATGAGCAGTTCATCCCCTTCATCGTTACTATTCTCGCCATCCTGTTCACCGACCTGCTGGTTGGTATCTGCGTGGGCCTTGCCGTGGGTGTGTTCTACATCCTGAAGGCCAACTATAAATCGCCCTACTTCTTCCACAAGGAGGAGCACCGGGAGCGCGAGATTATCCGCATTAAACTAAGCGAGCACGTGTCGTTTCTCAACAAGGCCAGCATCGTGCTTACCCTGGACCACATGCCCCGAAACAGCCACGTGATCATAGACGGAGAGAACTCCGAGTACATAGACTACGATGTGCTGGAAGCGATACAGACGTTCAAGAAAACCGCGCATGAGCGTAATATACAGGTGGAGCTGATCAATATTAAAGATGTGGCCGTATTGGATCTGCATTAA
- a CDS encoding response regulator transcription factor — protein sequence MKILLIEDEPKVASFIKKGLEEQSYEVDQAYDGSLGIRLALQKEYDLIILDIILPNMNGLDVCREIRRHNSTVSILMLTALGTTDDKIIGLDAGADDYLTKPFEFKELLARIRAISRRSSESIVGERLGIADLEMDVVRKTVLRAGKPISLTAREFALLHYLLRNKGRVVSRVDITEQVWETSFDTGSNVIDVYINFLRKKVDKGHTSRLIHTLVGMGYVLKEQDEV from the coding sequence ATGAAGATACTGCTTATTGAAGATGAACCAAAAGTCGCCTCCTTTATTAAGAAGGGCTTGGAGGAACAGAGTTACGAGGTAGACCAGGCCTATGACGGCAGCCTGGGCATCCGGCTGGCGCTGCAGAAGGAGTACGACCTTATCATCCTCGATATCATCCTGCCAAACATGAACGGGCTGGATGTGTGCCGCGAGATCAGGCGCCACAACAGCACGGTATCCATATTGATGCTCACAGCGCTCGGCACCACCGACGACAAGATCATAGGCCTGGACGCCGGCGCTGACGATTACCTGACCAAGCCCTTCGAGTTCAAGGAGCTTCTGGCGCGCATCCGGGCCATCTCCAGGCGCAGCAGCGAGAGCATCGTGGGTGAGCGGTTGGGCATAGCCGACCTGGAGATGGACGTGGTGCGCAAAACCGTCCTACGGGCCGGCAAGCCCATCAGCCTGACGGCCCGCGAGTTCGCCCTGCTGCACTACCTGCTGCGCAACAAGGGCCGCGTGGTATCCCGTGTGGATATCACCGAGCAGGTATGGGAGACCTCCTTCGACACAGGTAGCAACGTGATAGACGTATACATCAACTTTCTGCGCAAGAAGGTGGACAAAGGCCATACTTCCAGGCTGATCCACACGCTGGTAGGGATGGGCTATGTGCTGAAAGAACAGGACGAAGTATGA
- a CDS encoding glucose 1-dehydrogenase produces the protein MSESYYPHKTILITGGAQGIGLGMAYRFAQEGATVVIADNDEEAGRQAEQWLQGQGYQALFVRCDVSREEEVQALMRQVGEKYKSLDALINNAGIADPFQGPLQELEMAAFDKMLAVNLRGPLLCARYALPLLQQAEHPAILNISSTRAFMSEPDTFAYSASKGGLEALTHALAVSLARERVRVNAIAPGWIEVGEWKKAEDKYAPQHTKEDREQHPAGRVGEPNDIAEAALFLCSDKAGFITGQSIIIDGGMSVKMIYA, from the coding sequence GGTTTGCCCAGGAAGGGGCCACCGTCGTTATCGCCGATAACGACGAAGAAGCCGGCCGGCAGGCGGAGCAGTGGCTGCAGGGGCAGGGCTATCAGGCCCTATTCGTGCGTTGCGATGTAAGTAGGGAGGAGGAGGTACAGGCGCTGATGCGGCAGGTGGGGGAGAAGTATAAAAGCCTGGATGCGCTCATCAACAACGCCGGCATTGCCGACCCGTTTCAGGGGCCGTTGCAGGAGTTGGAGATGGCTGCCTTCGACAAGATGCTGGCCGTGAACCTGCGCGGCCCGCTGCTGTGTGCCAGGTATGCTTTGCCGCTTTTGCAGCAGGCAGAGCACCCGGCCATCCTGAACATCTCCAGTACCCGTGCCTTTATGTCGGAGCCCGACACCTTTGCCTACTCTGCCTCCAAAGGCGGCCTGGAGGCCCTCACGCACGCGCTGGCCGTGAGCCTGGCTCGGGAGCGGGTGCGGGTAAACGCCATTGCCCCGGGCTGGATAGAGGTGGGCGAGTGGAAAAAGGCGGAGGACAAGTATGCGCCGCAGCACACCAAAGAAGACAGGGAACAGCACCCTGCCGGCAGAGTGGGCGAGCCAAACGACATTGCCGAGGCCGCCCTCTTCCTCTGCTCCGACAAAGCCGGCTTCATTACGGGGCAAAGTATCATAATAGACGGCGGCATGAGCGTGAAAATGATTTACGCTTAG
- a CDS encoding DsbA family protein yields MMRDMPENLSLLYVTNPMCAWCYGFTPVVRRLRALWQGRVEVKVLFGELQAHETQPLQHEHKERLALSWHRVQERTYLPFEYRFFIQRSFVFNTEPACRAMLCVRLLRPVLTLEVLRAMHSAFFVDNIDLKDTMELVRLVRLFGIPENLFLTLFESEEIMRQMEDEFAFVDDIGATTYPSVYLNTEDGPQRLTAGYVDLGELEQRLLQLL; encoded by the coding sequence ATGATGAGAGACATGCCCGAAAACCTGTCGCTGCTTTATGTTACTAACCCCATGTGCGCGTGGTGCTATGGCTTTACGCCGGTGGTGCGCCGTTTGCGGGCCTTGTGGCAGGGGCGGGTAGAGGTAAAAGTACTTTTCGGGGAGCTGCAGGCGCACGAAACACAGCCGCTGCAGCACGAACATAAAGAACGCCTGGCCCTGAGCTGGCACCGCGTGCAGGAGCGCACCTACCTTCCGTTCGAGTACCGCTTTTTCATCCAGCGCAGTTTTGTGTTTAACACCGAGCCAGCCTGCCGCGCCATGCTGTGCGTGCGCCTGCTGCGGCCTGTACTCACCCTGGAGGTGCTACGGGCCATGCACTCTGCCTTTTTCGTGGATAACATCGACCTGAAGGACACGATGGAGCTGGTGCGCCTTGTCCGTCTCTTCGGCATCCCCGAGAACCTGTTCCTGACCTTATTTGAGTCTGAGGAGATTATGCGGCAGATGGAGGATGAGTTTGCCTTCGTAGACGACATCGGGGCCACGACCTATCCAAGTGTTTACCTGAACACCGAAGACGGCCCCCAGCGCCTCACCGCCGGCTATGTAGACTTGGGGGAACTGGAGCAGCGCCTGCTGCAGCTGCTGTAA
- a CDS encoding cation diffusion facilitator family transporter translates to MAHDHRHHEGQHGHHHHHGGSNIKVAFFLNLGFTLLEIIGGIWINSVAILSDALHDLGDSLSLGLAWYFENVAKRGRDQKYTFGYKRFTLLGAVINSVVLLVGSFFILSEAVPRIWDPQEVHAPGMIAFAILGVIVNGAAVLRLKSGSSLNERVVRLHLMEDVLGWAAVLVGGIILYFFDLPWIDPLLSVVITLYVLYNVVRNLRQTMNILLQGSPSHIKPEAVEAKLQEMPEINSVHDLHIWTLDGAYNVLTVHAVATSALPLHQAEELKKKVRSAMAAMDIQHVTIELESPGEECSHEGSL, encoded by the coding sequence ATGGCACACGATCACCGGCACCACGAAGGCCAACACGGGCATCACCACCACCATGGCGGCAGCAATATAAAGGTGGCCTTTTTCCTGAACCTGGGCTTTACCCTGCTCGAAATTATAGGCGGCATCTGGATAAACAGCGTGGCCATACTTTCGGATGCCCTTCACGACCTGGGCGACTCGCTCTCGCTGGGACTGGCCTGGTACTTTGAGAACGTGGCCAAGCGCGGCCGCGACCAGAAGTATACCTTTGGCTACAAGCGCTTCACCTTGCTGGGGGCGGTGATTAACTCGGTAGTGCTGCTGGTGGGTTCTTTCTTTATACTTTCGGAGGCGGTGCCCCGTATCTGGGATCCGCAGGAAGTGCATGCGCCGGGCATGATAGCCTTTGCCATACTTGGCGTGATCGTGAACGGAGCCGCTGTGTTGCGCCTCAAGAGTGGTAGTTCGCTGAACGAGCGCGTGGTGAGGCTGCACCTGATGGAGGATGTGCTGGGCTGGGCAGCCGTGCTGGTAGGCGGCATCATCCTATACTTTTTCGACCTGCCCTGGATAGACCCGCTGCTGTCGGTGGTGATTACGTTGTACGTGCTCTATAACGTGGTGCGCAACCTGCGCCAAACCATGAATATCCTGCTGCAGGGCTCCCCTTCCCATATCAAACCGGAGGCGGTGGAGGCAAAGCTGCAGGAGATGCCGGAGATCAACTCGGTGCACGACCTGCACATCTGGACCCTGGATGGGGCCTATAACGTGCTGACCGTGCATGCTGTCGCCACATCTGCGCTGCCGCTGCACCAGGCCGAAGAGCTGAAGAAAAAGGTGCGCTCTGCCATGGCCGCCATGGACATACAGCACGTCACCATCGAGCTCGAGAGCCCGGGCGAGGAATGCAGCCACGAGGGCAGCCTCTAA
- a CDS encoding carbonic anhydrase, giving the protein MEKIFENNKKWVAEKLAGDSDFFTKLANGQKPRYLYIGCSDSRVPVNEITGTGPGEIFVHRNIANMVVHSDINMLSVLQYAVEVLKVKDVIVCGHYGCGGVAAAASNKQFGLMDNWLRNIKDVIRLHEEELMSMEDEEQRQRRLVELNIIEQVHNLSKTSIIQNAMLSDNAPRLWGLVYDIREGLLRDLKVGEKDFQQYDHIYSVTGDMTTTT; this is encoded by the coding sequence ATGGAGAAGATATTTGAGAACAATAAGAAATGGGTTGCCGAAAAGCTGGCCGGGGACAGTGATTTCTTTACCAAGCTTGCTAACGGCCAAAAGCCGCGCTACCTCTACATTGGCTGCTCCGACAGCCGCGTGCCTGTAAACGAAATTACCGGTACGGGTCCGGGCGAGATATTTGTGCATCGTAACATTGCCAACATGGTGGTGCACTCGGACATAAACATGCTGTCGGTGCTGCAGTATGCCGTGGAGGTGCTGAAGGTGAAGGACGTGATCGTGTGCGGCCACTACGGCTGTGGCGGTGTGGCCGCGGCTGCTAGTAACAAGCAGTTTGGGCTGATGGACAACTGGCTGCGCAACATCAAGGACGTGATCCGCCTGCACGAGGAGGAACTGATGAGCATGGAGGATGAGGAGCAGCGCCAGCGCCGCCTGGTGGAGCTCAACATCATAGAGCAGGTGCATAACCTGTCGAAGACGTCTATTATCCAGAACGCCATGCTGAGCGATAATGCCCCGAGGCTTTGGGGGCTGGTGTATGATATCCGGGAAGGCCTGCTGCGCGACCTGAAAGTGGGGGAGAAGGATTTCCAGCAGTACGACCACATCTACAGCGTAACCGGTGACATGACCACTACTACCTAA
- a CDS encoding porin family protein, which translates to MKKFILGVGLSLLAGAASAQSMGVKAGLNLGTLRGEHANNYDYRPGYTAGITARHGFNELIGIQTEVLYTSKGSRYTFNTNDIETEDRLRLNYLDIPVLLHLQVSGLFFELGPQASFLVKAKRIREVSRANTTTTTETDITDDPYPIDFGYAAGLGYRAPSGIGLGLRYNGGLKNIDDEGAYEGRERRNTSFQLTLSYVPGF; encoded by the coding sequence ATGAAGAAATTTATCCTTGGCGTAGGCCTTTCTCTGCTGGCTGGCGCAGCCAGTGCCCAGTCCATGGGCGTAAAAGCCGGCCTGAACCTTGGCACCCTCAGGGGCGAACATGCCAACAACTATGACTACCGCCCAGGCTATACGGCCGGTATTACGGCCCGCCACGGTTTTAACGAGCTGATCGGCATCCAGACAGAGGTGCTGTATACCTCCAAAGGCTCCAGGTATACGTTCAACACCAATGATATTGAAACAGAGGATCGCCTGCGCCTGAACTACCTGGATATTCCGGTGCTGCTGCACCTGCAGGTGAGCGGCCTGTTTTTTGAGCTGGGACCGCAGGCATCGTTCCTGGTAAAGGCCAAGCGCATCCGGGAGGTTAGCCGGGCTAATACCACGACCACCACTGAGACCGACATCACGGACGACCCCTATCCTATTGACTTTGGCTACGCTGCCGGACTTGGCTACCGGGCTCCGAGCGGCATCGGGCTGGGTCTGCGCTACAACGGCGGCCTGAAGAACATAGACGACGAGGGAGCCTATGAGGGGCGTGAGCGCCGCAACACCTCCTTCCAGCTTACCTTGAGCTACGTGCCGGGCTTCTAG
- a CDS encoding DUF1801 domain-containing protein, translating to MRSKTTTNQVDEYIDKLTPEKQLLAQEVRRIIHASVAHLEECVRWDCACYFFYGPVCYFSSSRSGIHFGFFRGKELSDPHRRLVSRNGQYPHIKIRTIADIDEAYFADLVREAVHLNQN from the coding sequence ATGAGAAGCAAAACGACCACAAACCAAGTTGATGAGTACATAGACAAACTGACGCCCGAGAAGCAGCTGTTGGCTCAGGAAGTGCGCCGCATTATCCACGCCTCGGTGGCCCACCTGGAGGAGTGCGTACGCTGGGACTGCGCCTGTTATTTCTTCTACGGCCCTGTGTGCTACTTTTCCTCCTCGCGTAGCGGTATCCATTTTGGTTTTTTCCGGGGCAAGGAGCTATCTGATCCGCACCGCCGCCTGGTGAGCCGCAATGGCCAGTACCCGCACATTAAGATCCGTACCATCGCCGATATTGATGAGGCCTACTTCGCCGACCTGGTGCGCGAGGCGGTGCACCTGAACCAGAACTAA
- a CDS encoding SWFGD domain-containing protein translates to MRSYENSGYNPFNDNDRSQSRGSARNYYSNDFDITNRNRRTGYDSSSSGYGSRRSDLGSGTDAYSSSGYGNTSSYGRSAGTGSSNYGYGSSGYSSDYDRDRSHRGERDTWDRSKDEVRSWFGDDDAERRRRRDEMRDRDSDRWSGSNYGSSNYGRSSGSGSGSSYGSGSSYSPGSSYSSGSNYSGNYGSSNYGSGSSGYGSNYGSGSGSSGYGSGTYGTGYTTSNYGSSGRGSYGSSGYGSSSYDRDRYSSGHDRDRDRDDDRGFFDRAGDEVKSWFGDEEAERRRRMDEMRDRDRDRDFHTGNRYGSSSGYGNTYGGPPYSYGSSSRRDYEW, encoded by the coding sequence ATGAGAAGCTATGAAAACTCGGGTTACAACCCGTTCAACGACAACGACAGGTCCCAGTCAAGAGGATCTGCCAGAAACTACTATTCGAACGATTTCGACATAACAAACCGCAACCGCCGCACTGGCTACGATAGCTCATCCAGTGGCTACGGCAGCCGCAGATCTGATCTGGGCTCCGGCACGGATGCCTACTCCAGCTCAGGCTACGGCAATACCTCATCCTACGGCCGCTCGGCCGGCACCGGTTCCTCCAACTACGGCTACGGCTCTTCAGGCTATAGCTCCGACTACGATCGTGACAGAAGCCACCGAGGCGAACGCGACACGTGGGACCGCTCTAAGGACGAGGTAAGATCCTGGTTTGGCGATGATGACGCCGAGCGCCGCAGAAGAAGAGATGAGATGCGCGACCGTGACAGCGACCGTTGGAGCGGCAGCAACTATGGCTCCTCTAACTATGGCCGTTCATCCGGTTCCGGTTCCGGCTCTTCCTATGGTTCCGGTTCGTCCTACAGCCCAGGCTCTTCGTACAGCAGCGGCTCTAACTATAGCGGAAATTACGGCAGCAGCAACTACGGCAGCGGATCCTCAGGCTATGGCAGCAACTACGGCAGCGGTAGCGGATCCTCAGGCTATGGCAGCGGCACGTACGGCACAGGCTATACTACCAGCAACTATGGCTCCTCCGGAAGAGGCAGCTACGGCTCATCCGGCTACGGCAGCAGCAGCTACGACAGAGACCGCTATTCTTCCGGCCACGACAGGGACCGAGACCGTGATGACGACAGAGGCTTCTTTGACCGCGCCGGCGACGAGGTAAAGTCCTGGTTCGGGGATGAGGAGGCCGAGCGCCGCAGAAGAATGGACGAGATGCGTGACCGCGACAGGGACCGCGACTTCCATACCGGCAACCGGTATGGAAGCTCAAGTGGGTACGGAAACACCTATGGCGGACCTCCCTACTCTTACGGATCATCTTCGAGAAGAGATTATGAATGGTAG